The DNA sequence GCCGCCGCCCGGAAGTCCGGACGGTCATCGATCGCCTCGCCGACCTGTTCAAGCGCGAGGAAGCGCGGTTGGCAGGCGCATCCGCCTGAGGCAGTTAGATACGCTCGCCCTTGCGGATGCGGTAGGACGGCGAATACATCGTCACCAGTTCTTCCGCTGCCGTCGGGTGCACTGCCATGGTCCGGTCGAAATCGTCCTTGGTGCAGCCAGCCTTCAGCGAGATGCCCAGTAGCTGGGCCATTTCTCCGGCGTCGTGACCAAGGATGTGGGCACCGAGCACCTTGCGGTCGGCGGCGTTGACGATCAGCTTCATGATCATCTTTTCCCTGCGACCCGAAAGCGTCGCCTTCATCGGCCGGAATTCGGCGCGATAGACTTCCAGCTCGTCGAACCGGCGCCCGGCCTCCTCTTCCGTCAGGCCGACGGTGCCGATCTCGGGTTGCGAGAAGACGGCGGTGGCGATCAGGTCGTGATCCGGCGACACCGGATTGTTCTTGTACTCGGTCTCGATGAAGCACATGGCCTCGTGGATCGCGACCGGCGTCAGCTGAACGCGGTCGGTCACGTCGCCGAGCGCATAGATGCCCGGTGCGCTGGTGCGGGAGAAGGCGTCGACGACGATGGCGCCACGCTCATCGGTCTTGACGCCTGCGGCCTCCAGACCCAGACCCTTGGTGTTTGGCACGCGCCCGAGCGCCAGCATCACCTGGTCGGCAACGATCTCACCGTGCTTCTTTGTCTGTGCCACGCGCTTGCCGTCCGCGTTCAGGGCGACAGACTGGATGATGTCCTCGCACAGGATGCGAATGCCCTTCTCTTCCATCGCGGCATGCAGACCGCGGCGCAGGTCGTGGTCGAAGCGCGACAGGATCTCCTTGCCGCGGTAGATCAGTGTCGTTTCGACGCCGAGGCCGTGGAAGATGTTGGCGAATTCGACGGCGATGTAGCCGCCACCCGCAATCAGGATCGACTTAGGCAGTTCTGGGAGATCGAAGGCCTCGTTCGAGGAAATGCAGTGCTCGTGCCCCGGCAGGGCGTCGTGCGGCGTCGGATGACCGCCGACGGCGATGACGATCCGCTCGGCCGTGACGGTCTTGCCGCTGTCGAGCAGGCGAACCGTGTTGGGGCCGACGAGCTCGGCGCGCGTATGCAGGATTTCGGCGCCGGCATTGTTCAGGCCCTTCTGGTAGAGCCCTTCGAGCCGGGTGATTTCCTGTTCCTTGGCGGCAACCAGTTTCTTCCAGTCGAAGCGGCTCTGGCCGACCGACCAGCCAAAGCCGGCTGCGTCTTCGAAATGTTCGGAAAACTGCGACGCGTAAACATAGAGCTTCTTCGGCACGCAGCCGCGAATGACGCAGGTGCCGCCGTACCGAAACTCTTCTGCAATCGCCACCTTCTTACCGAGGCTTGCCGCCAGGCGGCCGCTTCTGACGCCGCCGGACCCGCCACCGATTACGAAGAGGTCATAGTCGAACGCGGGCATGGGCAGTCTCCTGAAAGCAAGCGGGCCGGAATGGCGAAATGGAAAGCGCGCCGAACGATCGTGCGTTCGGCAGCCGGTCACGGCCAGCCGATGGCCGCACCGCACGCACATATAGTGGTGCCCCCGGCCAAAAGAAAAGCCCGGATCTCTCCGGGCTCCTCGAAACGTGATGGACCTTGGACGGCGACGGTTATTGCGCCGGCGCCTGGACGGCGCCTTCGGCAGCCGGCTGCGTGCTGCCAACCTTGTCGTCGAGCGACTTGGTGGCTTCCTGGTTCAGGTCGCGGGAAACGCCCGCAGCCCAGATGTCGGCCGCCTTCAGCAGCTCGCGCGATGCGATCGGGCCGTCGTTCAGGAGCTTCTTGCCGGCAGCAGAGCCGTAGAATTCCGTGATCGCGTTCAGCTCTTCCAGCGTAAAGGTCTTGGCGTAGATCGTCGCGGCTTCGTTCTCGAGGTCTGCACGGCGGGCGGCAAGGGCCAACGCCTTGTCGTCAACCGTCGCGGTGATCAGTTCCTGATGGTTCGGCGATGCCTGGATCAGCGTGTTCTTCAGCCGTTCGGCAAGGTTCGGCAGAATGTTGTCGAAGCTGTTGGTCACGCCAAGCGCTGCGATCGTCGCGCGCGCTGCCTTGATCTGCTCTTCGGAGACGTCCTGGGCCTTAACCGCCGGAATCGATGCGGAAAGCAGAACCGCGGTGGCAGCGAATGTGCGGACAAGACCTGCGAGTTTGTTCATTTTTACCCTTGCTCCTGTGTTTGTCGCATGCTGCCCGGGCGATTGCCGCCGCCAGGCCCGCATGTGTGGAAACCTGTTGTCTTTACCGCTCCCAGCCCATTGCGGGCTGTCGGGAGCCGGCTCAGGACGCAGTCAGAATGCGTGCCTGTTCCGGCCCTGCAATGATTGCCAGCGACGCGATGCCAATGAAAAGCCCATGCTCGACGACGCCGGGAATGGCATTCAGCTCTCCCGCGAGCGCATCTGCATCAGGAATACGGCCAAAAGATGCATCGAGAATGAGGTGCCCGCCATCGGTCTTGAAGGCGCCGTCATGGGACTGACGCACGGCAATTTCGCCTGAAAGGCCGAGGCGCGATGCCAGCTTTTCAATGGCGATCCGGGTCGCAACCTGACCGAAGGGATTGATCTCGATCGGCAGCTTGAAGGCGCCGAGAACTTCGACGACCTTCGATTCGTCGGCGATCACGATCATTCGCTTGGAGGCGCTCGCAACGATCTTCTCGCGCAGCAGCGCGCCGCCGCCACCCTTGATCAGCCGCAGCCGGCCATCGACCTCGTCGGCACCGTCGATCGTCAGGTCCAGTTCCGGCAGTTCGTCGAGCGACTTCAACGGCACGCCGAGCTCAAGGCAAAGCCGCGCGGTACGCTCCGAGGTGGGCACACCTTCGATACGGAAGCCCGCGGCGACCTTTTCAGCCAGCAGACGGACAAATTCCTCAGCCGTGGAGCCCGTGCCGATGCCGAGGCGCATGCCGTCTTCGACATATTCCAGAGCCGCTGC is a window from the Ensifer adhaerens genome containing:
- the gor gene encoding glutathione-disulfide reductase, whose protein sequence is MPAFDYDLFVIGGGSGGVRSGRLAASLGKKVAIAEEFRYGGTCVIRGCVPKKLYVYASQFSEHFEDAAGFGWSVGQSRFDWKKLVAAKEQEITRLEGLYQKGLNNAGAEILHTRAELVGPNTVRLLDSGKTVTAERIVIAVGGHPTPHDALPGHEHCISSNEAFDLPELPKSILIAGGGYIAVEFANIFHGLGVETTLIYRGKEILSRFDHDLRRGLHAAMEEKGIRILCEDIIQSVALNADGKRVAQTKKHGEIVADQVMLALGRVPNTKGLGLEAAGVKTDERGAIVVDAFSRTSAPGIYALGDVTDRVQLTPVAIHEAMCFIETEYKNNPVSPDHDLIATAVFSQPEIGTVGLTEEEAGRRFDELEVYRAEFRPMKATLSGRREKMIMKLIVNAADRKVLGAHILGHDAGEMAQLLGISLKAGCTKDDFDRTMAVHPTAAEELVTMYSPSYRIRKGERI
- a CDS encoding DUF2059 domain-containing protein, whose amino-acid sequence is MNKLAGLVRTFAATAVLLSASIPAVKAQDVSEEQIKAARATIAALGVTNSFDNILPNLAERLKNTLIQASPNHQELITATVDDKALALAARRADLENEAATIYAKTFTLEELNAITEFYGSAAGKKLLNDGPIASRELLKAADIWAAGVSRDLNQEATKSLDDKVGSTQPAAEGAVQAPAQ
- the rpiA gene encoding ribose-5-phosphate isomerase RpiA, whose product is MDAREMKIKAAAAALEYVEDGMRLGIGTGSTAEEFVRLLAEKVAAGFRIEGVPTSERTARLCLELGVPLKSLDELPELDLTIDGADEVDGRLRLIKGGGGALLREKIVASASKRMIVIADESKVVEVLGAFKLPIEINPFGQVATRIAIEKLASRLGLSGEIAVRQSHDGAFKTDGGHLILDASFGRIPDADALAGELNAIPGVVEHGLFIGIASLAIIAGPEQARILTAS